The Candidatus Hydrogenedentota bacterium region GTTCACTTTCACCTACCGAGACTGCCTTGGAGGCCGGCTCTTCTCTGCACCGCCGCATGCGGAATCCGGCTATCGCCCAAAACCGTTCAACCCCGGATTTCTCACGAACACACATGAACCCCTCTCGTAACCAGTACGTTTGCACGACCTGCGGCGCAAGTTGAGGCGGTTCTCCGAGAACAGATTGCGTACGCGAGAAATCCTCATGGCATAACCTCAACGTCCTGCACGTGAGCAATTGGCTTCGGCGCTCAATCGCGCCGGTGCAAATTGCGGACTACTCGGTCTCCTGTTCGCGATCACTTCGACGGGAACGCCGATTCGGTTCGACAAACCCATTGTGTACGGTGGAGCGGCACGCGTCTTTCTGCTACGTCTTAATAGATGCGCCGCTTGGGACGGATAGTGCTCGGCTCGTCCATGATCAACACGGATGCCGAGTCGTCATCATCTTCGATAATCACTTCTTGGTAGTCTTGACGCGGTGGTTCGCTTGCTTCCACGACATACTCGGGTTGCTCGTGGCGGCGGCCCTTCGCGGCATAGTTGTAGAAATTGTCCAGGTTGTCGCGCATGTAGCCGCCCGGTTCGTACCTCAAACCATTGAGCACTACTCCAACGATGTTCGTTCCGATTTGCTGCAGGTCATTCAGGCAGCGCTGTGCCATTCCAAGTGTAGTTACACCCACGCCGACGGTAACAATCACACCGTCCACCACCGGAGCCAACAGCTTCGCATCGGCCATCAGCAATACGGGAGGGGAGTCGATAATGACGTGTTCGAACATCTGCTCGGCCTGCTCAAGGAAGCCTACAATGTCACGTGACGCAAGTTGCCCGATAACGCCCGATTCGCCCAATCCCGGTCCCAATACAGAAAGGTTTGGGTGACCTGCCGTGCGTATCGCTTGTCCCGCCTCCATGCTTCCACTCAGTATCTCCGACAACCCGGGTCCCGCCGACAGCCCCATGGCTTGTTCGATCGAGGGACGCCGCGAGCAGATATCCAGCAACAACACTCGCCGATTCGCCTGCGCCAACGCGGCGGCAAGATTGCAGGCCAGCGACGTCTTTCCGTCTCCGCGCATGGGACTCGTGATAAGTACCGTGTTCAGTTCGGCGGAACCTTCCGGCGGGTAAATGATCCGCGTCAACACGCGACGGTATTCGTTTGCGGAGATAGATTCCGGGTGGCGCAGCATCACCGATGACGCACGCACCTTTGCAGGCAGCTTGTCCGAGTCCGTGCGCGGAATCATCGCGATAAGCGGCAGGTCCGAAATATAGCCGACGTCTTGGGCCGTGCGGATTTGCTGATCGGTCAACTCCCGCCACAAACCTACGGTCGCTCCCGCGCCACACGACGCCATCATCACCAGCGCCAACATCTTCAACCGGCGGTTGTAGTCCGGGAACTCCGGAGCCTGCGCCGGTTCCGCTACGTTGATTGTGGAGGGTGCGCGGCTTTCGATGTGCAACATGCGGATCTTCTCTTGCACGTCGCGAAGATCGGTTCGCGCGTCCTCAAGCGCCGCTTCTTCTTCTTTGACGCTTGCCATCGCCTGCATGATTTCCAGCGACTTCTGCGTGTGCGTATCCAGCAGCGCCGTGAAGTTCGTGCTGCGCGTCTTCGCGTCATCGACGGCCTTCTTCGCGCGCTCTAGATCCAGCTTTGCCAATTCCAAACGTGATTGGGCAATACGTGCTCGTGCCTCTCCCTGAGAACGGGCAAGCTCCTTCTCCATCGAGTTGCGCGCTTCAATTTGAGCCGTCAGAAATGGGCTTCCCTCAAGGTACTTCTCTTTCAGCTCGGCAAGACGCGCATCGGTCGATGCGAGTTGCTGCGTCTTGACTTGCACTGCATTGTCAGTGCTCAACGACTCTTCAATTCCAAACTCGTAGATAGGTTGTTCCGGAGCGCTCTTGGAACGCGCGACTATCTCCTCAAGTTGGCCCACCTGCGATTCGAGTTGCCCGGCTTGGTTTTCCGCGGTGCTGATATCCGCCTGGGCTTTGGAGAGATTATCGAAGATGGAGCGCATCTCCGCGTCCACACCCTCGGAACTGTTCGTGACAAGCCCGCCAATGCTCCGGCGCCGCTTATCCACCGAATTGCGGAGATCGGTGACCTTGTTTTCAAGAGTATCACGCTCTTCAATCAACTGGCGCGTGATCTGATCGTTCGTCACCTTTTCGCTGGCAGTAGCCTGCTTCAAATACTCTTCAACGACGGTCCGGACAATCAACAAGGCCGCATTACGGTCACTGGATGAAAACGATACTTGTACAAGTTCCGTAACTGGCGTCAACTGCGCTCTCACTCGGCGTTGCAGAAATGAGCGAGGATCCCGCTGGCGCGCGATGAGCGGCAAGTCGCGGATCTGCGGCTGTTGAACGACGCGCTCCAGAACGCTGTTCCCTTTAATCAGTTCCTTCTGGGTCTCTACGTAAGTCACGTAGTCCGAAGACACCGCCGTGCCTTCCGTGTTTGTCAAAATGACTTGACGGCTCGGCGAGAAGCGAATAGCCGAGGTGGCTTCGTATTCACGCGGCACAAAAAACCAAACGGCCAGACTGAGCGGTATGATCAGCATGACCGCCACAAACGCCATGAGCGGTCCGCGCATGCGTATCATGCGCTTCAAATTAATCCGTCGCAGCCCCGCCCCCTGCATTCGCGCCTGGGCTGAGAGAGCCGTTGCATCGGTCAAATACTCAGTCGTCATGCGTCTTCCTACGGCGTCGCTGCCGGTAGTTGCGGCAGACTCCCCAAAATGCTGCCGAAGTTTCGAATACCCTGCAATGTCGTGACCAACTGGTTGGTATCTGTAGTGTTATTGAACAACAAGTTGTATCGCTTATCCGTGTAGTAGGCGTCGTAAGCCTGCGTGTACAACGACAATAGCGGCGAAATCGATCCCGTGAATCTCGATACAAATTCCTGGAGACGCACCAGCCCCTTGCGAGGAACATATACAACGTCTCCCGGTTGCAGCGGGATGTCCTTGCCGGTCTTCAGAATCTTCTTCCAATCGATGAGCAATACGTCGTAGTTCGTCGCATCCACCGGGCGCATCAGCACGACGTGAGAAATGCGGGCCGATGTCTCAAGCGGACCGCCCGCTATCGTCAGCACCTGCGTTAGCGTCTGGCCTTCGTTCAACTGAAACACGCTCGGCGTACGCACCTCTCCCAGCACATACACCAAGTTGACGCCTTCCGGAAGATAAACGATGTCCCCCGGGTAGACCTCAGTCTCGCTCGGATGCGGACCCTTGCGCGTCAGGCCGCTCAAGTCCAGTTCGATGATCTCACGGCCACTCGACCCCGTACGGATGATAAACGCCTTGGACAACGTGCCTTGCGTTGCCGCATAAGCCTCGCCCCCGGAACGTTGCGTAATCCGCAGGCCACCCGCAATGTTGATTGCCTCAAGTACGTTGACTTTTCCTTCGTACGGATACTTGCTCGCGCGGTTCACGTCGCCGATTACGTAGAAATATTTGCTCGCGGTCGTACGCACGTTGAGTGCAATCTGCGGTACCTTGAATACCTTCTCGTAGGCCGTTCGAATGGCCGCTTCTGCTTGATCCCGCGTCATGCCATTTATGTTGACATTCGGGATAAGCGGCAACGATACCGTCCCGTCATAAAGCACCAACACCTGATCGCGCGTAATGGATGGATCGTCAAAAGACTGGAACGACAACAGGTCACCCGGACCGATCGTGTAGTCGCCCAACGGTTCGCTGGCAACCGGCTCCGACTCTGGAGACGCCTCTTCGGGGGCCGCCGCGGCAGGCTCCGGCGTAGCTGCCGGAGACGCCTCCGCTGCTGCGGCAACGGCCTGCTTGGCTGGTTCTTCGGGCGACTCCGCGTCGACCCACTTCAGGTTCAGTTGTTCCGATGACAAGGTCACCTTCTCTTTAATCGGTGAGTTCTTGTCATTGACTTTCTGAACCGGTAGTTTTGTCTTCTCCCCCGCGAAACCCACAGGCGTCGCGATGAGGGCAGCCAGAATGCACACGGTGACGGCCATCCATAGCTGGCCGCCAACCCTAAGCACCACGTGATCGTTACTCTTCATGCTTCCCGCTCTTGCCAAGGTTGTATGCGTCTATTCGCCTCAACAGCGAACTGTAGCTAATACCCAAGAGTTTAGCGGCACGCCGCCGATTCCACAACGTATATCTCAGGACATCCTCTAACAGGGCCTTCTCTGCTTCCTCCACCGCACGCTGCGCCACCTCTTTCAGAGATGGAAACTTGCGCGGCTGTGGAGCACTCGCTTGCGACGGCTGTGTGGCGGCTGCGGCCGCGGGCACTACTTGTGGCGCCTCAGGTACCGCTTCAGCCGCCAGTTCCACGGTATCGCCCAGCAGCAACTCGGGATCCCCGGTTGCCACATACTTCTTGACGCTACCGCCAAGTTCACGCACATTACCAGGCCAAGGTAGCCGCTGCATCTGACGGACGTAGTCCGCAGGCAACGGCTCGTACGCCCTGCCAAGGCGCTCACAATAGTTAAAATTGAAGTGTTCCGCAAGTAATGGCACATCCTCGGGGCGTTCCCGAAGCGACGGCATGCGCACGATGACCTCGCTCAAGCGGAAGTAAATGTCTTCTCGCATAGCGCCGTTTCGCACGGCCTCCTCGAGATTGACGTTGGTGGCCGCTATTACGCGAACATCCACTTGAATCGGCGTCACTCCACCGATTCTCATAAACGGCTCCCCATCAAGGACTTGCAACAATTTCCCCTGGACAGTCGGCGAAGTCTCTGCAATCTCATCCAGGAAGATCGTTCCGTGGTTTGCCAACTCGAACCGGCCCGGTTTTGAATTGCGCGCTCCCGTGAAGGCCCCCCGTTCATATCCGAACAGCTCGCTCTCCAAAATACTCTCAGGAATGGCGGGGCAATTCACTTTCACGAAGGGTCTGCCGCTTCTGCCCGATTGTTTATGGAGCATCCGTG contains the following coding sequences:
- a CDS encoding polysaccharide export protein; translated protein: MKSNDHVVLRVGGQLWMAVTVCILAALIATPVGFAGEKTKLPVQKVNDKNSPIKEKVTLSSEQLNLKWVDAESPEEPAKQAVAAAAEASPAATPEPAAAAPEEASPESEPVASEPLGDYTIGPGDLLSFQSFDDPSITRDQVLVLYDGTVSLPLIPNVNINGMTRDQAEAAIRTAYEKVFKVPQIALNVRTTASKYFYVIGDVNRASKYPYEGKVNVLEAINIAGGLRITQRSGGEAYAATQGTLSKAFIIRTGSSGREIIELDLSGLTRKGPHPSETEVYPGDIVYLPEGVNLVYVLGEVRTPSVFQLNEGQTLTQVLTIAGGPLETSARISHVVLMRPVDATNYDVLLIDWKKILKTGKDIPLQPGDVVYVPRKGLVRLQEFVSRFTGSISPLLSLYTQAYDAYYTDKRYNLLFNNTTDTNQLVTTLQGIRNFGSILGSLPQLPAATP
- a CDS encoding AAA family ATPase; translated protein: MTTEYLTDATALSAQARMQGAGLRRINLKRMIRMRGPLMAFVAVMLIIPLSLAVWFFVPREYEATSAIRFSPSRQVILTNTEGTAVSSDYVTYVETQKELIKGNSVLERVVQQPQIRDLPLIARQRDPRSFLQRRVRAQLTPVTELVQVSFSSSDRNAALLIVRTVVEEYLKQATASEKVTNDQITRQLIEERDTLENKVTDLRNSVDKRRRSIGGLVTNSSEGVDAEMRSIFDNLSKAQADISTAENQAGQLESQVGQLEEIVARSKSAPEQPIYEFGIEESLSTDNAVQVKTQQLASTDARLAELKEKYLEGSPFLTAQIEARNSMEKELARSQGEARARIAQSRLELAKLDLERAKKAVDDAKTRSTNFTALLDTHTQKSLEIMQAMASVKEEEAALEDARTDLRDVQEKIRMLHIESRAPSTINVAEPAQAPEFPDYNRRLKMLALVMMASCGAGATVGLWRELTDQQIRTAQDVGYISDLPLIAMIPRTDSDKLPAKVRASSVMLRHPESISANEYRRVLTRIIYPPEGSAELNTVLITSPMRGDGKTSLACNLAAALAQANRRVLLLDICSRRPSIEQAMGLSAGPGLSEILSGSMEAGQAIRTAGHPNLSVLGPGLGESGVIGQLASRDIVGFLEQAEQMFEHVIIDSPPVLLMADAKLLAPVVDGVIVTVGVGVTTLGMAQRCLNDLQQIGTNIVGVVLNGLRYEPGGYMRDNLDNFYNYAAKGRRHEQPEYVVEASEPPRQDYQEVIIEDDDDSASVLIMDEPSTIRPKRRIY
- a CDS encoding sigma-54 dependent transcriptional regulator, which gives rise to MGEPARSEPANAVSVQAPLNEVLVGQSPAIANVREMLGRLASADITVLITGESGTGKDIAARMLHKQSGRSGRPFVKVNCPAIPESILESELFGYERGAFTGARNSKPGRFELANHGTIFLDEIAETSPTVQGKLLQVLDGEPFMRIGGVTPIQVDVRVIAATNVNLEEAVRNGAMREDIYFRLSEVIVRMPSLRERPEDVPLLAEHFNFNYCERLGRAYEPLPADYVRQMQRLPWPGNVRELGGSVKKYVATGDPELLLGDTVELAAEAVPEAPQVVPAAAAATQPSQASAPQPRKFPSLKEVAQRAVEEAEKALLEDVLRYTLWNRRRAAKLLGISYSSLLRRIDAYNLGKSGKHEE